A stretch of DNA from Syntrophorhabdaceae bacterium:
AAATAATTACCATAGGGCGGGTTTGCAAATAGTAGTACCTGGTATTGGGTTGGGCAATTGACAGGCTGCAAGAATCCCCGGTCTAATATGCTTTACAAAGTCTGCATATTGTATAAGTTGTTTAGATGGAAATTCTACCGGAGATCCGATCCCAATTACTTTTTTCTTAATCTGTGTTACAAATTTTACCGCTTCCCTTAAATCGCTATCGTTGGATACAACAATAGCATAATCATATAAATCTAACCACGCGTCATTGAGAAGATGAATGGCAAGGTTTACATCTGAACCCTTTTCTTCTGGTTTTGTTACGTTAATCAATTGATGAGGTAGTAACTCGGCCACAATGGTTTTCTTACCCCCATTACGTAATACATTTACCTTCACCAATTGAGGTGACGAATCTTGTGTTGAAAACGCTTTCATCTTCTTATTAAAAAATTGACCATAATAAATCTCTAATTCTGGGATATACGCCCTTAATGCCCTTAGATAAGTGTCTTGCCTTGTTGGTTGATCTGGGTCCATTTTACCCGAAACTTTTGTTGTGAAGTATTTTATTTTCTCAATATTGTTGTCTTGGTCTAAGAGGGTGCAAAACAGTAGTTTTAAATCGAGCCATTTACAGGAAGTATCCTTCAGGCACCGATGGTAAAGATTGAAACCATCAATATATATGTAAGTTCTCTTTCTCATAAAAAGCAGAGGCCACATTTAAGTGGCCCCGCAGCCCAAGATCGAAACCTTGGGGGAAGTTTTTTATTTCTATAATCGTATTATCGGCACAATTAACCGTTTTGTCAAGCTTTTTTTGCAGATATTGTGGATTTTAAGCAACCTTTACGCTGTCTGATTGGCAACACTTCTTTTTGAATCTAATTTAGTAAACCGATAATTTCCTCTATCTCCCACACATGATCTGTAACCCTTCGCCGATTGTAAGCGGAACAATATTTGCGCTCTGTGATTGCGGTCTCTGCCTGCGGTTGTTGGTTGCATCAAGTTACGATATTACTGACGATCACGGAATTGAGCAATATCTTTAAAAAGACGAAGGCGATAATTAAGCGACTGTGCAAACCCGCCGAAATCAGGGAAGAGACTATATCTTGCAATGTTCATTTTTCGAAGTTCTTCAAAAGCTTCATTCATACAACTTCTTGGTAAAATTAATTCCTTAACCATTCTTTCATCATTCCAACCATTCACGCGTGTGAAGTTATCCATAAATGAAATAGTGATATCGGTAGGACACAGAAAAACCCCTTGCTGAGCTGTGATTCGGTCATTGAGATACTTAGCGGTAACTTGCATTACAGAGGCGCGCCGTATTTCTTTCACCTCAAAAAGAAAATTTAATGAATTAGTCTCTGACTCTCTAATCTTTTTCAAGAGGTCTCGATTATAGTTTGTTGCTAAATTTCCCCCTTGTTCTGTCCACCTGTGTTGAACAGCCCATACAGCGGCTGATTCTTTCTCACCCTCATCAAACAGTAGCTTTTCAAAAGCAAAGTAAGCAGCAATATATGGCGAATACGTAAAATCAAGCAGTCTCGTTGGTGCACCATAATGTTGCATGAGCGAGACCCACCATATTTTGTCGGGTTCGGCGGGCAGTGGAATACCCAAACCAAAAGCCTTTCGTTCTATCTCTCGAATTAGCTCCCCTTCAATGTTTGGTAACTCTTTTAAAGATATTTGCCAACAATTACAAATCCGTTCCAATGTTGTCTCTAAGGGATGGCTTTTCAATATTCCACGGAATATCCACTGTTTGTCTTCCAGTATTTTGTCAGCCGGCATCATCTTGTGAACTGTCTCCTTGAAATCGTTCCAGGTTTCACAGGTCTCTTTATGAATACCTTCGCTATCAATATTTTTAACAGACATTCTATACCCCCTTATACTCATTATATGAAACGCCTTAGAAATTACAATAAGAATAAACCTGATAAGGCAAGCAGGGTACAGCTCAGGAGGGGGGCCAAAAGAGCCGTACCCAGGAGCTCAACCTTGTCCTAATTCTTATCCCTTTACTTTTTTAACAGTTTGATACACAATTCCAAGAAGGAGGATAGTATAAAAACAAGAAGATGCACGGTTATGGTAGTCAAATGAAAAGCGACAAATTGGGTGTGACCTCAATAATCTTTTCCTGCTTGTCGTTCCCTATAGAAATACTTTTACCAGGCGACAATGCCCTTGAATTGTTCTTTATCTTTATCGGCCTGATCTTCGCCCTGATTGCCGTTGTGCGGAATAAGGAATCAAGATTGTCGTATATAGCCCTCATTTTTTGCCTCGTTTTGCTTGCAATAAGAGCCCTTCCTGCAAAATAAGTTTTCTGTTGTAAAAAAAATCCAGCTTATTTCTTTGCGGGCCCGTTCAGACTCTTGATGAATCGATTAAGCTCAGACTCTTTAAAAAGGGTCCGTTTATCGATCTTCACAGGTCTTAGCCTGCCATCTTTGATGAGACCGAAGATTTTAGTTCGAGATAGTTTTAATATCTGAGCCGTTTCTATAATCGTGAACAACTTGTCCATTGTTCATTATTATACACCATAGATCATTATTGTCAAGGACAATACGAATTACCTTGACATGTGTACCATTATGAACTATAGTGAATGGTAATGAATTGCAAGGATAATTCACAATAAATGAAACAAGGAGGGGACCATGGAAAGAAAACAAAAGGAACCAAGAGGATCAGTACAAACCGTTCTGCTTGAGATCGAGAATCAACTCAAGCTGATTCGCAACGGAGTATATCGGTTTGCTCAAGACGATTATCTTGACGGAGACCCGGTCGATATGCTTCTCGGTGTTCACAATACCATTCAGGACATAGAGGCGAAGATCAGATTCATAACGGCAGATGACCGTCTCGATGCACTACCCGCGCCGGAAGGGGCATGGTAACACGGTGAATGAAATATTTTAACTCCGGGATTTCATAAGATAAGGGGGCACCATGAAGGCCATAGGGTACGTAAGGGTTTCAACCGAGGAACAGGCGAAGGAAGGCGTAAGCCTGGACAACCAGAAGGAACGGATCAAGGGTTATTGCACATATAAGGGCTTCGAGCTCACAGACATCATAGAAGACGCAGGGATTTCAGGGGGCAAGAACAAGGCCCGGCCCGGCTTCGTTGAACTCCTGGACAGGATCGAGACAGGAGAGATCAAGACGGTTGTCCTCTACTCTCTGGAACGGCTTTCAAGGGACATGCTGACCCTTCTTGCTCTGGAAAGGCTTCTTGACGAAAAGGATGTTGAACTGCATACTGTAGAAGGACAGGTTGACACATCAACCCCGGACGGTTGGCTTAACTTCGCAATGAAAGCCTTCCTGGGTGAAATGGAGCGGCGGCAGGTGAAGCATAGAACAAAGAGGGCCATGGAGTATAAGAAAAACCAGGGCGCCGTTGTGGGCTCCATTCCATACGGCTACAGGAGAAGCGGCAACGGACTTATTGAGGATCCCCGGGAACAGGAAACCGTTAAGATCGTGAACGGTCTTTACCGGGACAATAACAAACTGATCGACATATGCAGGGTATTGAAGGAAAGGAACATCAGGACCCGGAACGGTAAGGGATTCATTTCGCAGCAGGTAAAGCGGATCATCACGGACTATAAAAACACCTATCACAAGAGCAATACCCGGCTGTCTCAGAACATCCGGCAGTTTGTAACGGCGATTGCATAGGAGCGGCATGAAAAAGAAAAACGCGGGGAGCGGTTCGTTATTCATGCCTGAATTGAAAGAGGTAGTGAAGCGCATGAAGGGCAAGGAGAAAGAGCTTGACGCGGTAGTGAAAAGAAAGGCACGGAAGACGCCCTGCAGAAAAAAGAAAGATACAGGATAATGATCGAGGGATAGCCTACCGGAGGCGATACGGGCCGGAACCCTACCGGCCCTTCCCATGATAAAAGGGGCATCCTGAGGGAGGATCAAGGGAAATGGGAAAGGAAATCTTAAAACAATCAACTTACAAATTGTGGATAGAGTATTTAAAACGGAATGAAGAATATAAGACTATCGCTAATCGATTTTCAAATGATGATCGCCGAAACTTTCTTTTATCTATAGGACGGTATTTTGAACTCGGCCAGAAAAAGTTCGCGCCCTATCCAAAAGATGTACCATTTTATAAAATTGCCAATTCTCTTCTCACTGATAGGAAAGCAAAGAAGATAACGGTTGCCGAAAATAAAACTTTCGCTGAGAGGAAACAAATTTTACAGAAAATGTCCGATATATGCTCAAGATTACCCAACCGGCAGCAAGCAGTATATATCACCTATTTTATATTATTTGGCGATATTTTTAACCCTTTATATTCCTTTGATGCGTGGTGGAACATAGTAATGCAGGGTAATAAGCGGTGGAATGCTTTTATAATATTTCACCTGACACCAGGTTTTATTTCAGGCTTTTTTGATCTTGATACCCATTCCACACTCGAAACTAATAAGAGAATCAGGCAATATGAACTCGAACAATATTTAAAGGTTTATGACCTGAGGAAACAGAGAAAGAAATGGAAAGACATAATATCTATAGTATCGCCAGAACAAGACCTTGATGACGAATACGAGAATACAAGACGAATATTTTTGAGATACAATGAAAACGCCAAAAAGATAATTAACAACCTGTCTTCGGGGTCTTTCCCGGGATCCTATTCGCCGGCTTAATGTGACAGATAACAAAATTCCCTACTAACCGCTTATATAATTCAAGAAAAACTCATATCATCTTCTCATAACACAGCCCCTTTTCTCAGGGCGAGGAAAAATAGTGAGGTGAACGATATGGGCTGTAACTTCTCAGATGATGCAATCCAGGTAGGAATCCAAAAAGTTTTAGGTGCAAAGGTAATTCCCTTCACTGATCCGGGCGGGAAAATCTGGTTTAGGGTCGAGCAGGGGAATGATGAAACCCTTGCGAAGCTCTACGACAACCAGAAGATCGGTGCTCTTGATGCCTTAGAGGCCATTAAGGCCATGAGGCAAGCTATTTTCGCACTGAAAAAATCCGGTGGGAATGGGAGAACGCAGAATGGATACAACCGATAAACTCAAGGCCGCGCTTCATTATCTGGACAGGGGGTTTTCTGTAATCCCCGCCAATAGAGACAAAACCCCGCTTATTAAATGGGAACCGTATCAGAGGCAGCGGGCTACTGAGACCGAGGTTAAAACATGGTGGACGAAATACCCTGATGCCATGATCGGTATTGTTACCGGGACCATCTCTAACCTTGCAGTAATTGACATTGATACCGATGAAGGCAAGGAGGCTATTCAAGAGTATATTCCGGACAGTCTTTTAATGCCTATCGCTGAAACTCCCAAAGGCGGGCAGCACCTATATTTCAAATGTCCAGATCCCCCGCTTTCAAACAATACCAGGATTATCCCCGGTTGTGATCTTCGCGGTGAGGGCGGCTATGTCATAGCGCCGCCGTCTGTCAATGGGGACGGCAAGGGTTATTCATGGCTCCCAGGTCTGAGCATTGATGAGGTTGCGCCGCCGCCCTTGCCGAGCACTTATATATCTTTTATTAAAGAATTTGCATTTAAGGGGTATAAGGCTGGCCGTAATACAGATTGTAATGGCATTACAGAACGTTACGAAGCGTTACAGAACGTTACAATCTCCTTAGATGAGGGATGCAGAGACGAGAGTATTTTTCATGTTGCAAATTGCTTAATTAAGGGAGGTATGACTGAGGGCAACGCACGTTATATATTGGGTATTCTTGCAGATTCTTGCAATCCTTCTTTTCCTGAAAAGGAAGTATTAATCAAAATTCAGAGTGCAATTCAACGCGCGAAACAGCGGGAACGTAATTTTACAGACGAGATAAAAAACTGGATTGACGTTACAGATGGTTACTGGAATGTTACAGAATGTTTCAAAGCGTTACAAATCATTACAAAGGAAGAAAAGACAGCCGGGCGGGTTGCTATTCATCGGTTACGTAGCGGAAAAAACCCCTTGATAGAGAAACACGGCGACAAGGATGGATGTTACAGGCGCATAGACAACCAGTGCGAGGATATTGATTTCCTGAGCGCAACAGATACGGTCCTTCCGGTCAAGTGGCCTTTTGAGATCGAGCGCTATTTTAACACCATGCCTAAGAACATCATCGTCATTGCCGGGGAACCGGACGCGGGCAAGACGGCGTTTCTGCTTAACGTTGCGCGGTTGAATATGCGGGGGCATGAGGTCATATATTTTTCTTCTGAAATGGGCGCTCAGGAACTAAGGGGACGGCTCTCAAAATTCGATGAACCATTAAACACATGGAAGAAGTTGACGGTTAAGGAACGGTCCTCAAACTTTGCCGATGTTGTCAAACCGGACGCAATCAACGTTGTAGACTTCTTAGAGATCCATGACGAGTTTTACAAGATCGGCCTCTATATCAAAGAAATTTTTGACAAGCTCAATAAGGGTATCGCTGTAATTGCCATTCAGAAGAATAAGAACACAGAGTACGGCCTGGGTGGAGGTCGAGGACTTGAGAAAGCGAGACTATATCTCTCTATGGAATCCGGCAAGGTTAAGATTATCAAAGCGAAAAATTGGGTAGACAGCGCAAATAATCCGAACGGCCTTGAGATGAAATTTAAGCTCGTCAAGGGTTGTCATTTTATTGAGGAAGGATATTGGAAGAAGCCATAAAAAGGAGGCATCAATGAAAACAAAAGAAAAATTGGCAGGGGTAAAGAAGATTTTAAACGACGATGAAAACACGAAGTACGCAGATCAGCGCATAGTTCACACTTTCCGGAAAATCATCAAGATGGCAAAAGAAGAATTCCCCGGCATGGAACGCGAAGTTATTCAGTCAGTGGTGAAGATTGAACTCTAATCCTCGTTTAATTCTTTCAACTTCTTGTAGACGGCTTCGAGTACTTGTTCTGTCGTCATGTTTTGCTTTGTTGGCGAGCCGGCGTAGGCTTTCGCAATTTCAGCCGCCAGTTTTAATATATCATGTGGATGCATCATCTTCTCTCACCCCCTCTGTTTTTGTGTGTACCGCCACGCACATCTTAACATGGGGTGAGGGAAATTTAAACAAAGCTATCTAAGGAGGCTTTATGGAAGAGACGGCAAAGCAGCTCAAAGAGCGAATCGGGCAAATGGAAGTGGAATATGCCGCGGCGATTGCATCGAAGGACCGGCGCAAGATCCTCAGCCTGGCAAACAGGATTCACCACGCTAAACTCAAGCTGGCATCCATAGGGGCCGGCGAATCCATCGAGCGGCAAAGACGCAGGTCACAGAAGAAAGTTTCTTTACAAATTACCATATCCGTTGAACCAGGGGAGCTCCAGGAGCTTTTCAAACTATTTTCAAAGGAGGTCAATTAATGGAATCGATCATCGAATCATTGAGTAAGCAGCCAGCAGAACCAAAAATAGAGTACCCGAGCATGGAGGGTCAAGGCATTGAGAGCGTGGAACTCCCGGCAGAGCCTAACCGGATTTACGAAAAGATGCCAGCCGGGACAAAGGAAATTCTCATCAAAGATTTTCCATGGCAGGCCAGCAAGGCATTACATGAAGCCTTCAAAGAAGGTCCTACGGCCTTCGCTGAAAGTCTCTCCCATTGGACAGGAGCCGCCCAGGGTGCAGAGGTCTTCGATAAAGGCACGATGCAGAAGCTTGACGAGCTGCAACGGGGGGCCGTCCAGGTGCGGCATGACAGCGCGGCCCTGGGGGTCGTCTTTAACAAAGTCATTGAGCTTCTTAGATCACTAAAAATGGAAAAAAGGGGGTAAGCATGGATTTTGAAAAACTGTTACACGATTCATACGAACAGAAAACAAAAGCACTAAAGGAAATGAAGGCCACTATTGAACTGGAACTGTCATATCTCCCCGGACAACTGGAGAAAGAATCTGAGATCTTAACCGCTCGTATTCATGTTCTTGTCAGGAAGGGCGAAGAGGCCCGGGCGGACGGTAATCTTGAAAAGGCCGGTAAGATCGACGGACAGATCCGGCAGATACGACAGGATCTTGAAGATAAAAAAGCAGAGCACGCGGCAAAACAAAACGCGCTCAACACCGGGCTCCAGGATGTCAATAGACGCATTGAGGCGGCATCAAAACAAGTCCTTGATGAATTTTACCCGGAGATCCGCCAGCACTGCCATAAAACCTTTGAGGAATTGTGCAATACCCTTGACGAGGCATGGAACGCCTTGAAATATTACGGCGCCGGTTCACAGCACAAGGAAAGTTTGATGCCGGCAGACCACGAACCCAATAGGGTGTTATTCCGCCGCTTGCGGTCGTGGGGCTTCTAAATAAAAACAGGAGGTAAGACCATGAAAAATTTAACCATGAAAATCGAAGTAAGACAGGCAGGCCGCCAGGGCCACAGGAACGCGGGCAGCGCATTGGGGAAGTACAAACTTTGCGTGTTTGGAAGATCTGGGGCCACAAGGCTGGATGAACCTTTCGGGGAGATATACGTCCCGAAGTCTATGGATTTCCCGGAAAGTATCACGTTGAACTACAAGAAGGGCGAGGGGAAATAATCCCCTTGCCTCAATTCACAGACCGTCCCGTTTGTGACTTGGAGGAAGGTTGAAGACGAAGATTGAAAGAATGTTTGATGATATCCGGGTAGGCCGTAAAGCCATTATCGCATATCTCAGGCCCTTTCTTAACCTGCCGATGAATGAAGATTCGGCATGGCAGAAGGTAAAACGATACCGGAAAAATTATGTTCTGCCTGTTGAGAGATTCCTTAACGGAAAGCCTTTCGTCGATCCTTATTGGTTCAAATACTGGTTCTTGCTTTACACGATTGAGGCCGACAAGAGACGCAGAAATAAGGCCCTACGGGGTTTAAGGCGAGGTCAAAAGGGGATTACCCTTCAAGGCCGTAAAAAACGCGCTACAGAGGGCACAATTAACGAATGAACTTGACGTTTGCAGACACCTTCAATATGATACCTCAAGATATATTAAAAGCCGGGGGTGTCATCATGAAAGGACTTATACTCTGTAATAAATGCAGGAAGAAAATGGACGGCGTATGCAAATGCACCGAGAAGGGAAACGCGAAATGCATTATCAAGATATACTGGAAAGGCAAGAATTACGAGTACCGGAGAGACGATAAGGGCTTTATTTATACCTATGAGACGGCGCTCTCAAGGCTTACGAATATAGCGAATGAGATCCGAAAGGGCACTTTCAACCCCGTTGAGTTTTCTGATACCAGGATTAAAGAAAGAAAATTTGAAAACAAAATAGAAAAATGGTTGCAGGAGAAGGAAAAGGAACTACAGCGAGGGGTTATCAGACCTTCGTCATATGGTAATATCAATGGGTATATTTCAAATTACTTTACCTTTTTTCATGGCATGGATGTAAGGGAGATCAAGCTTGAGCAACTTTCCGATTTTTATGATTCATTGCCGAGTACCCTCAAATTAAAAACCAAGAAAAATATCTTCAATGCGCTTCATTCGTTCTTTGTGTGGCTATGGAAGCGGGGCGTAAGGGATATACCGCCATTCCCTAACATGGAAGGTGACGATGATAGCAAAGAACGGGTAGCCCTTGACTATGAGGACCAGCAGGAATTACTGAAGAAGATACCGGAGATCCACAGGGATATAATCGAATTTGGTATGGAAACGGGTTTGCGTGTCGGTGAACTTATTGTCTTAAAGATAGGCGATATTGATTTCAAGAATGGGAGTTTATGGGTAAGACGAACAGTATCAGCGTATGTCAATATTGTTGAGTCTACCAAAGGCCGGCACAAAGATAAAATACCGCTATCAAACAGAGCCTTAGAGCTATGTATAAAGAACGTACAGGGCAAAGAGAAATGGGACTTCCTGTTTATCAGACCGGATACTGGAAAAAGGTATTCTGTGAAAGCGCCAAATGCTATATGGAAAAAATACACAGGCTTGAATGATGTAACATACTATGAAGCATCGAGGCATAGCTTTGCAACTCAAATGGTCGACAGTGGGGTTGATTCCTTACAGACAAAAGAATTGATGCGTCATACCGATGTAAGAACAACGCAGCGTTATTATCACGGCAGCACTACACGGCTGAGAGATATTGTAAACCGGAGAGGGCAAGTTTTGAGCTTGGTAAAAGGAACCGGCACAGATGCAGAATAGAACCAAAACGGAACTGGGTTTTCAGGGATATGATCTGAATAATTTCAACAGGTTAAATGGAGCGGGAAACGGGGCTCGAACCCGCGGCATCAAGCTTGGGAAGCTTGCACTCTACCAACTGAGTTATTCCCGCCCTGTGTATATAATGTAATAGAATAGAACGATTAAATCAATACCTTAATATACGGACCGTTAACTCAACCCTGCTTTCTGTTGTAGCCGAACCTCTCTTCAAAGACAGGAGCGATCAGGTTGTCGACGGGGGCGTAGTCGTCCCTGATAGTGATCGAATACCGCTTGCTTATAAGCTCTTCTACGAGATTTTCCGGCACCACCGCAGATGTGGCATGGACCTTCAGTTCTTCATCGACAAACTTCCTGAAGGCCTTCATATCAAGATTGCCGTTGCTCGCGATGACGATGAAGGTGCTGATGCGGGTATTCTGAAAATCAGGGCTCACGGAAATAAGGTGCACGTTGTTGTTGCCGAAGACCTCCCGCAATGTCTTCATATAG
This window harbors:
- a CDS encoding NYN domain-containing protein; its protein translation is MRKRTYIYIDGFNLYHRCLKDTSCKWLDLKLLFCTLLDQDNNIEKIKYFTTKVSGKMDPDQPTRQDTYLRALRAYIPELEIYYGQFFNKKMKAFSTQDSSPQLVKVNVLRNGGKKTIVAELLPHQLINVTKPEEKGSDVNLAIHLLNDAWLDLYDYAIVVSNDSDLREAVKFVTQIKKKVIGIGSPVEFPSKQLIQYADFVKHIRPGILAACQLPNPIPGTTICKPALW
- a CDS encoding FRG domain-containing protein → MSVKNIDSEGIHKETCETWNDFKETVHKMMPADKILEDKQWIFRGILKSHPLETTLERICNCWQISLKELPNIEGELIREIERKAFGLGIPLPAEPDKIWWVSLMQHYGAPTRLLDFTYSPYIAAYFAFEKLLFDEGEKESAAVWAVQHRWTEQGGNLATNYNRDLLKKIRESETNSLNFLFEVKEIRRASVMQVTAKYLNDRITAQQGVFLCPTDITISFMDNFTRVNGWNDERMVKELILPRSCMNEAFEELRKMNIARYSLFPDFGGFAQSLNYRLRLFKDIAQFRDRQ
- a CDS encoding recombinase family protein; the protein is MKAIGYVRVSTEEQAKEGVSLDNQKERIKGYCTYKGFELTDIIEDAGISGGKNKARPGFVELLDRIETGEIKTVVLYSLERLSRDMLTLLALERLLDEKDVELHTVEGQVDTSTPDGWLNFAMKAFLGEMERRQVKHRTKRAMEYKKNQGAVVGSIPYGYRRSGNGLIEDPREQETVKIVNGLYRDNNKLIDICRVLKERNIRTRNGKGFISQQVKRIITDYKNTYHKSNTRLSQNIRQFVTAIA
- a CDS encoding bifunctional DNA primase/polymerase, encoding MDTTDKLKAALHYLDRGFSVIPANRDKTPLIKWEPYQRQRATETEVKTWWTKYPDAMIGIVTGTISNLAVIDIDTDEGKEAIQEYIPDSLLMPIAETPKGGQHLYFKCPDPPLSNNTRIIPGCDLRGEGGYVIAPPSVNGDGKGYSWLPGLSIDEVAPPPLPSTYISFIKEFAFKGYKAGRNTDCNGITERYEALQNVTISLDEGCRDESIFHVANCLIKGGMTEGNARYILGILADSCNPSFPEKEVLIKIQSAIQRAKQRERNFTDEIKNWIDVTDGYWNVTECFKALQIITKEEKTAGRVAIHRLRSGKNPLIEKHGDKDGCYRRIDNQCEDIDFLSATDTVLPVKWPFEIERYFNTMPKNIIVIAGEPDAGKTAFLLNVARLNMRGHEVIYFSSEMGAQELRGRLSKFDEPLNTWKKLTVKERSSNFADVVKPDAINVVDFLEIHDEFYKIGLYIKEIFDKLNKGIAVIAIQKNKNTEYGLGGGRGLEKARLYLSMESGKVKIIKAKNWVDSANNPNGLEMKFKLVKGCHFIEEGYWKKP
- a CDS encoding tyrosine-type recombinase/integrase, whose protein sequence is MKGLILCNKCRKKMDGVCKCTEKGNAKCIIKIYWKGKNYEYRRDDKGFIYTYETALSRLTNIANEIRKGTFNPVEFSDTRIKERKFENKIEKWLQEKEKELQRGVIRPSSYGNINGYISNYFTFFHGMDVREIKLEQLSDFYDSLPSTLKLKTKKNIFNALHSFFVWLWKRGVRDIPPFPNMEGDDDSKERVALDYEDQQELLKKIPEIHRDIIEFGMETGLRVGELIVLKIGDIDFKNGSLWVRRTVSAYVNIVESTKGRHKDKIPLSNRALELCIKNVQGKEKWDFLFIRPDTGKRYSVKAPNAIWKKYTGLNDVTYYEASRHSFATQMVDSGVDSLQTKELMRHTDVRTTQRYYHGSTTRLRDIVNRRGQVLSLVKGTGTDAE